Genomic segment of Pseudomonas sp. DY-1:
CCAGTGGCAACCAGGCCACTGGGTCGGCGCCAAACTGCACCACAGCCGTGATAACGGCGACCTGCCCAACGTCGGCGAGGAAGTCGATGAACTCGACAAGCGCACCACCGGCGACCTGACCTGGCTGGGCCTGGAAGCCGACGGCGGCTTCTTCGATCGGCGCTCCACCCTGCCGCTGAACTACTGGGCCCAGGCCACATGGCTGACCGGCGATGTAGACGAACTGCAACAGACCACCGTCGGCAATCAGAACGTCGCCAGCGGCAAGCGCAACGTCGACGTCGACGCCTGGGCACTGGATCTCGGCCTGCGCTGGAATATCGATGACCAGTGGAAGGTCGGCGGCGCCTACGCCCGGGGCAGTGGCGGCGGCGATGACGACAGCTCCGAGCAGTTCCGCCAGACCGGCCTGGAAAGCAACCGCTCCAACTTCACCGGTACCGAAGCCCGCATGCACCGTTTCGGCGAGGCCTTCCGTGGCGAGCTGAGCAACCTCCAGGTGGCCACTGCCTTCACCTCCTGGCAGATGGGCGAGGACTACGACGCGAGCGTCGTCTACCACCGTTTCTGGCGCGTGGACGACAACCAGGACGTGGGCCAGAGCGGAATCATCGCGCCCCTGGAAGACGGCGAGAAAGACATCGGCCAGGAGATGGATCTGGTGGTCACCCGCTACTTCAAGCAGGGCCTGCTGCCGGCCTCCATGGCCGAACACCTGGACGAGCGCTCCGCCCTCGTGCGCTTCCGTGGCGGCGTGTTCAAGCCGGGCGATGCCTATGCCAGCGGCACCGACTCGCTCATGCATCGCGCCTTCGTCGACTTCATCTGGCGCTTCTGATGAGCATCCGGCGCAAGGGAGGAACAGCCATGAAACGCAGCATGGGAACCACAATGCTGATGGGCGGCGTCGTGCTCGGCGCCCTGCAGTTCGCCGCACCCTGGGTACAAGGTGCGGAACCGACCCAGGAGCTCAAGGAAACCAAGAACTACACGGTTTCCACCGCGCCGGTGGAACAACTGCACATGGATACGCCGAAGGCGCCAGACCTGTCTGGCTACACCGCCGCAGCGGTGGAAGCGAAGATCGATCGCGCCACCCGCGGCCACGTAGCGGTCAGGCGCATGCTCCAGCAGGATGCGCTGAAGGACTTCATCGGCGGCGACGAGCGTCTGCGTGAGTGGGTCAAGCGCCAGCAGAACATGCCGCAGGCGATCTTCGTCGAAGGGGGCTACGTGACCCCGGAAGACCTTGCCAAGGCGCTTCCCGAGAGCCAGTTCAGCGAAACCGAGCCGGGCGTCTACATCGCCCGCCTGCCAATCGTGGTGGCCCAGGGCGCGAGCCTGCAGATCGGCAAGGAGACCCGGGAATTCCGCATGTCCCAGGAGCGCGGCGCGTTCCTGGTCAACGACGGCAAGCTGTTCATCACCGGCACCCAGCTCACCGCCTGGAACGAAAAGAACAATTCCCCGGCCTGGTTCCAGAAGCCCGAGGAGTTCCGCCCGTTCCTGGTGTCCTGGGGCGGCAGCGAGCTGTACATCGTCGGCAGCAAGGTCACAAGCCTCGGCTACGACAACTCCAAGTCCTACGGTGTCTCCATCACCCAGTACACGCCAGGCCAGGCCAAGCGCCTGAAGCGCCCTGCGCCGACCGGCTGGCTGCTGGATTCGGAGTTCGTCGACCACTGGTACGGCTTCTACTGCTTCGAAGCGGAGAACGTGGTCATCAAAGGCAATACCTACCGCGACAACATCGTCTACGGCATCGACCCGCACGACCGATCGAGCGGTCTGGTCATCGCCCACAACACCGTCTTCGGGACCAAGAAGAAGCACGGCATCATCATTTCCCGTGAGGTGGACGACAGCTGGATCATCAATAACAAGAGCTATGACAACAAGCTCTCCGGCATCGTGATCGACCGTAACTCGGTGAACAACCTTGTCGCCTGGAACGAGGTGTACCAGAACCACTCCGACGGCATCACCATCTACGAAAGCTCCAACAACCTGCTCTGGGGCAACAAGATCCTCAGCAACCAGCGCCACGGCATCCGCGTGCGCAACAGCGTGAACATCCGTCTGTACGAGAACCTCTCCGCGGCCAACGGCCTGACCGGCGTGTATGGCCACATCAAGGACCTCTCCAACACCGACCGCAACATCAAGCTCGACCCCTTCGACACCAAGGTCTCGCTGATCCTGGTCGGCGGCAAGCTCGCAGGCAACGGCTCCAGCCCACTATCCATCGACTCGCCCTTGTCGGTCGAGTTGTACCGCGTCGAGCTGCTCGCGCCGAGCAAATCCACCGGTATCAGCTTCGCCGGCATCCTCGGCGAAAAGCAGGACGAAATCCTCGACCTGATGGTGCGCCGCAAACAAGCGGTGCTGATCGACCCCGTCGAAACCCAGGCCGAACTCCAGGATTGAGGTACCCGATCATGCCCAGAATTTCCCGCAAATGGTTCACCCCTTCGGCCCTTGCAGCCGCCCTGCTGGCCGCCGCCCAAGGTGCGCACGCCGCGCCCGAGTTCAGCGTGCAGCGCACCGGGCCGCTCTGCGCCGCAGCGCAGAATCCGGCCAACTACAACACCAAGTACCTCAGCTTCTTCACCACCCTGGTTCAGGGTCAGGGCGACTGGCTGTTCCGGACCCAGTACGATCTGCGTACCGACTTCGGTACCACCCCCTTCGGTTGGAGCCAACTGAAGCGTCTGCGCGATGCGCTCAAGGCCAAGGGTGTGGAGCTGATGGTGGTCTACCAGCCCACCCGTGGCCTGGTGAACCGCGAGAAGCTCACGCCCGAAGAGAAGGCCCACTTCAACTACGAGCTGGCAAAGAAGAACTACCTGGCTGCCGTCGACCATTTCCGCAAGGCCGGCATCTGGGTCACCGACCTGTCGCCGCTCTTCGATGAGAAGGGCGTGGGCACCGACTACTACTTCAAGGCGGACCACCACTGGACGCCGGCCGGCGCCGACCGTACCGCCGCGCTTGTCGCCGAAACCCTGAACCAGATTCCCGGCTTCAGCGACATTCCGAAGAAGGACTACCAGAGCAAGGTGGTGGGCCTGCTGTCCAAGGCCGGCACCCTGCACAAGACCGCGGCCCAGTTCTGCGGCACCGGCTATGCCACCCAGTACGTCGACCGCTACGAAACCGAGGCGGCGGGCGATGGCGGCGACAGCCTGTTCGGCGACGAATCCAACCCGAAGGTGACCCTGGTGGGCACCAGTAATAGCGGTCCGGCCTACAACTTCGCCGGATTCCTGCAGCAGCACACCGGTGCCGAGGTGCTCAACATGGCGGTCAGTGGCGGCGGTTTCGAAAGCGCCCTGATGCAGTACATGAGCAGCCCGGAGTTCCATCAGAACCCGCCCAAGGTCCTGGTCTGGGAATTCGCCACCCACTACGACATGGCCGAAGCGAGTTTCTACCGCCAGGCCGTGCCCATGGTGAACAACGGCTGCGAAGGCCGGACGGCGGTGCTGAAGAACAAAGTCACGCTCAAACCTGGCGCCAACGAGGTACTGGTCAATGGCAAGGGCGCGCCACTGCGTGACCTGCGCGGAGGCGATTACCAGGTGGACCTGCGACTCAGCGATCCGTCCATTCACGACCTCAAGACCACCATCTGGTACCTCAACGGCCGACGCGAGAACTTCAAGCTGGAACAGAGCGACCGCATCGATACCGGTGGTCGCTACGCCTTCGAGCTGCGCAACGACCCCGACTGGGCCGATCTGAACATGCTCGCCCTGGAAATCCACAGCCCCGAACAAATGCCCCAGGATCTCAGCGTCGAGGTCAGCCTCTGCGCGCGTTCCGGCAAGGGCGGGGACAACCTCACGGCCAAGGCCGAGTGAGGAAGGAGGTACCCATGACTACCAGACCCTGGCTGATCGCTCCGCTGCTCGCGGGGATCCTGCTCGCCGGGCAAGGCCACGCCGCAGACCTGGTGCCGCCCAGGGGCTACTACGCCCCTGTGGATATCGACGCCAAGTCCGCCGGCACCTGCAAGGCGCCACCCACGCCCTATACCGCGAAGCTGGAGTTCCGCAGCAAGTACGAAGGCTCCGACAAGGCCCGCGCGACGCTCAACCCGAACGCGGAAAAGGCCTTCCGCGAGAAGACCGCTGACATCACAGAGATGGAGCGTGGCATCAGCAAGATGGTCATGGAGTACATGCGCAAGGGCCAACGCACCCAGCTCGAATGTTCCCTGCAGTGGCTGGGCAGCTGGGCCCAGGCGAATGCGCTGCTGAGCCCCCAGTACAACCACACCGGCAAGTCGATGCGCAAATGGGCGCTGGGCAGCATGGCCTCGGCCTACCTGCACCTGAAGTTCTCCGAGTCGCAGCCCCTGGCGCCCTACCGCGCCCAGACCCGGATGATCGAGTCCTGGTTCTCGCGCCTTGCCGACCAGGTCGTCCACGACTGGAGCGACCTGCCGCTGAAGAAGATCAACAACCACTCCTACTGGGCCGCCTGGTCGGTGATGGCCACCGCCGTGGCGACCAATCGCCAGGACCTCTTCGACTGGTCGGTGCAGCAGTTCCGCGTCGCCGCCGGCCAGGTCGACCAGGACGGCTTCCTGCCCAACGAACTCAAGCGCCGCCAGCGCGCGCTCGCCTACCACAACTACAGCCTGCCACCGCTGGCGATGATCGCGGCCTTCGCCCAGGCCAACGGCGTGGACCTGCGCGAAGCGAACGACGGCGCCCTGCGCCGCCTCGGCGAGAACGTGATCGCCGGCGTGGATGACCAGGAAGCCTTCGATGAGAAGACCGGCAACGACCAGGACATGAGCGAGCTGAAGAAACACGCCAAGTTTGCCTGGCTGGAGCCCTGGTGCTCGCTCTACCAATGCTCGGCCGCGACCCTCGAACGCAAAGAGGAGATGGGGCCCTACAAGACCTTCCGCCTCGGCGGGGATGTGACCCAGGTGTTCCATCCGAAGAAGGAGGGTGGGAGCTAAACCCCCGCTCGGACAGCCCCCTCTCCCCCTGGGAGAGGGTTGGGGTGAGGGCGGACGGACTCCACGCGGAGCCCAACATCCCTTACCCCCTGCCCCTCTCCCAATGGGAGAGGGGAGAAAAACGCCCCCGCCCCAACGTGGCGGGCCAGAAATCAAACGTTCAACGGAGAGACTCGGATGGTCTTTTCTTCAAACGTGTTCCTGTTCCTGTTCCTGCCGATCTTCCTCGGCTTGTACTACCTGGTCGGGACACGCTATCGAAACCTGTTGTTGCTGGTCGCCAGCTACATTTTCTACGCCTGGTGGCGCATCGACTTCCTGGCACTGTTCGCTGCGGTGACGGTGTTCAACTACTGGATCGGCCTGCGCATCGGCGCAGCCGGGGTGCGCACGAAAACAGCGCAGAAATGGCTGCTCCTCGGCGTAGTGGTGGACCTCTGCGTCCTCGGCTACTTCAAGTACGCCAACTTCGGCGTCGACAGCCTCAACGCCATCATCACCTCCTTCGGCCTGGAGCCCTTCGTGCTCACGCACATCCTGCTGCCGATCGGGATTTCCTTCTACGTCTTCGAATCCATCAGCTACATCATCGACGTGTACCGAGGCGACACCCCGGCCACGCGCAACCTGGTGGACTTCGCGGCCTTCGTGGCGATCTTCCCGCACCTGATCGCCGGCCCGGTACTGCGCTTCAAAGACCTGGTGGACCAGTTCAACCACCGTACCCATACGGTGGACAAGTTCGCCGAGGGCTGCACGCGCTTCATGCAGGGCTTCATCAAGAAGGTCTTCATCGCCGACAGCATTGCGCCCATCGCCGATCACTGCTTCGCACTCTCCGACCCGACCACGGGCGATGCCTGGCTCGGCGCACTGGCCTATACCGCGCAGCTGTACTTCGACTTCTCCGGCTACAGCGACATGGCCATCGGCCTAGGCCTGATGATGGGCTTCCGCTTCATGGAGAACTTCAACCAGCCCTACATCAGCCAGTCCATCACCGAGTTCTGGCGGCGCTGGCACATCAGCCTCTCCACCTGGCTGCGCGACTACCTGTACATCAGCCTGGGCGGTAACCGTGGCACCACCTTCCAGACCTACCGCAACCTGTTCCTCACCATGTTGCTGGGTGGCCTTTGGCACGGCGCCAACTTCACCTACATCATCTGGGGCGCCTGGCACGGTGCCTGGCTGGCCATCG
This window contains:
- a CDS encoding alginate export family protein, yielding MNNKPWIRAGLGLSLLAASIAHAAEPNGKNYGLDVKITAQSEDDRDLGTRDGGDVNGIGLDLRPWVYGERGDWSAFAMGQAVTATDIVETDTLESSDIEADAGQRNNGREPDKSYLAMREFWVDYGGLTAYPGEHLRFGRQRVRSEEGTWWDTNIEALRWSFDTTLLRAHAGVAERFSEYRTDIDELAPEDEDRQHFFGDISTQWQPGHWVGAKLHHSRDNGDLPNVGEEVDELDKRTTGDLTWLGLEADGGFFDRRSTLPLNYWAQATWLTGDVDELQQTTVGNQNVASGKRNVDVDAWALDLGLRWNIDDQWKVGGAYARGSGGGDDDSSEQFRQTGLESNRSNFTGTEARMHRFGEAFRGELSNLQVATAFTSWQMGEDYDASVVYHRFWRVDDNQDVGQSGIIAPLEDGEKDIGQEMDLVVTRYFKQGLLPASMAEHLDERSALVRFRGGVFKPGDAYASGTDSLMHRAFVDFIWRF
- the algG gene encoding mannuronan 5-epimerase AlgG, with translation MKRSMGTTMLMGGVVLGALQFAAPWVQGAEPTQELKETKNYTVSTAPVEQLHMDTPKAPDLSGYTAAAVEAKIDRATRGHVAVRRMLQQDALKDFIGGDERLREWVKRQQNMPQAIFVEGGYVTPEDLAKALPESQFSETEPGVYIARLPIVVAQGASLQIGKETREFRMSQERGAFLVNDGKLFITGTQLTAWNEKNNSPAWFQKPEEFRPFLVSWGGSELYIVGSKVTSLGYDNSKSYGVSITQYTPGQAKRLKRPAPTGWLLDSEFVDHWYGFYCFEAENVVIKGNTYRDNIVYGIDPHDRSSGLVIAHNTVFGTKKKHGIIISREVDDSWIINNKSYDNKLSGIVIDRNSVNNLVAWNEVYQNHSDGITIYESSNNLLWGNKILSNQRHGIRVRNSVNIRLYENLSAANGLTGVYGHIKDLSNTDRNIKLDPFDTKVSLILVGGKLAGNGSSPLSIDSPLSVELYRVELLAPSKSTGISFAGILGEKQDEILDLMVRRKQAVLIDPVETQAELQD
- a CDS encoding alginate O-acetyltransferase; this encodes MPRISRKWFTPSALAAALLAAAQGAHAAPEFSVQRTGPLCAAAQNPANYNTKYLSFFTTLVQGQGDWLFRTQYDLRTDFGTTPFGWSQLKRLRDALKAKGVELMVVYQPTRGLVNREKLTPEEKAHFNYELAKKNYLAAVDHFRKAGIWVTDLSPLFDEKGVGTDYYFKADHHWTPAGADRTAALVAETLNQIPGFSDIPKKDYQSKVVGLLSKAGTLHKTAAQFCGTGYATQYVDRYETEAAGDGGDSLFGDESNPKVTLVGTSNSGPAYNFAGFLQQHTGAEVLNMAVSGGGFESALMQYMSSPEFHQNPPKVLVWEFATHYDMAEASFYRQAVPMVNNGCEGRTAVLKNKVTLKPGANEVLVNGKGAPLRDLRGGDYQVDLRLSDPSIHDLKTTIWYLNGRRENFKLEQSDRIDTGGRYAFELRNDPDWADLNMLALEIHSPEQMPQDLSVEVSLCARSGKGGDNLTAKAE
- a CDS encoding mannuronate-specific alginate lyase, whose product is MTTRPWLIAPLLAGILLAGQGHAADLVPPRGYYAPVDIDAKSAGTCKAPPTPYTAKLEFRSKYEGSDKARATLNPNAEKAFREKTADITEMERGISKMVMEYMRKGQRTQLECSLQWLGSWAQANALLSPQYNHTGKSMRKWALGSMASAYLHLKFSESQPLAPYRAQTRMIESWFSRLADQVVHDWSDLPLKKINNHSYWAAWSVMATAVATNRQDLFDWSVQQFRVAAGQVDQDGFLPNELKRRQRALAYHNYSLPPLAMIAAFAQANGVDLREANDGALRRLGENVIAGVDDQEAFDEKTGNDQDMSELKKHAKFAWLEPWCSLYQCSAATLERKEEMGPYKTFRLGGDVTQVFHPKKEGGS
- a CDS encoding MBOAT family protein; amino-acid sequence: MVFSSNVFLFLFLPIFLGLYYLVGTRYRNLLLLVASYIFYAWWRIDFLALFAAVTVFNYWIGLRIGAAGVRTKTAQKWLLLGVVVDLCVLGYFKYANFGVDSLNAIITSFGLEPFVLTHILLPIGISFYVFESISYIIDVYRGDTPATRNLVDFAAFVAIFPHLIAGPVLRFKDLVDQFNHRTHTVDKFAEGCTRFMQGFIKKVFIADSIAPIADHCFALSDPTTGDAWLGALAYTAQLYFDFSGYSDMAIGLGLMMGFRFMENFNQPYISQSITEFWRRWHISLSTWLRDYLYISLGGNRGTTFQTYRNLFLTMLLGGLWHGANFTYIIWGAWHGAWLAIERALGVNAAPRAINPLKWVFTFLLVVIGWVIFRAENLDVAWRMYAAMFSFGDWQLSELNRAQLTSLQIATLVLAYVVLVICGIRQFYAQPLAGAPKAKAREDDDGIAINADGSATLPRARIQIGALAFHAAVLLLFAASVLKLSAQSFSPFLYFQF